A single Elaeis guineensis isolate ETL-2024a chromosome 15, EG11, whole genome shotgun sequence DNA region contains:
- the LOC105058134 gene encoding heavy metal-associated isoprenylated plant protein 7 — protein sequence MGEEEEKKEQEEKKEEGTEEKKEEEPPEIVLKVDMHCEGCARKVGRSLRRFEGVEDVKIDSRSRTVVVKGKGADPIKVCDRIQKKTGKKVELISPLPKPPEEEKKEEPPQEEKKEEPKAITVILKVRMHCDACAQVLQRRIKKIDGVESVVTDLPNDQVIVKGIIDPVKLVENVYRRTRRQASIVQAEQKKEEEKKEEEKKEEETEEKGDGEKKEEKEHGEDDNEFDVKKYEYWPSRHFVENAYPPQTFSDENPNACTIM from the exons ATGGGTGAA gaagaggagaaaaaggaacaagaagagaagaaggaagagggaacagaggagaagaaggaagaagagccACCAGAGATAGTGCTCAAAGTGGACATGCACTGTGAGGGCTGTGCAAGAAAAGTTGGAAGGTCTCTGAGGCGATTTGAAG GTGTTGAAGATGTGAAGATAGACAGCAGATCCAGGACAGTGGTGGTGAAAGGAAAGGGAGCAGACCCAATAAAAGTATGTGACAGGATTCAGAAGAAGACTGGCAAGAAGGTGGAACTAATCTCTCCCCTTCCTAAGCCTCccgaggaggagaagaaagaggagccCCCacaagaggaaaagaaggaagag CCAAAGGCAATTACAGTCATATTGAAAGTCCGAATGCATTGCGATGCATGTGCACAAGTTTTACAGAGGCGGATAAAAAAGATTGATG gtGTGGAGTCAGTGGTGACAGACCTACCAAATGATCAAGTCATTGTTAAAGGCATCATAGACCCAGTAAAATTGGTGGAGAATGTGTATAGACGAACCAGAAGGCAAGCTTCAATAGTCCAAGCcgagcaaaagaaggaagaagagaagaaagaagaggagaagaaagaagaggagacgGAAGAGAAAGGTGATggtgaaaagaaagaagagaaagaacatGGAGAGGATGACAACGAGTTTGATGTTAAGAAATATGAATATTGGCCTTCTAGACACTTTGTTGAGAATGCATACCCACCTCAAACTTTCAGTGATGAGAATCCAAATGCCTGCACCATTATGTAA
- the LOC105058136 gene encoding uncharacterized protein, whose translation MAHQLFAQPPALRSTSLSYCTGLIMFLSLSCPPTSPSCTRKRAMKASAFHLKPHLLHLQKHAHPIPTLFLPILPTNSSLLKPKPPAPTAKSPPSLKPSPKPTFGDRPKSTNTIEDELIEAPTEGIPRWMLLGGVSIGLAFLLLGIDGQQDALALGPEGPLVEEFWENMRRYALYTLTVSTGVIYTILQPIVELLKNPISAILIIIVMVGSAYLVFQVLSAMVGISEFSYKYGY comes from the coding sequence ATGGCCCACCAACTCTTCGCCCAGCCACCCGCTTTAAGGTCAACAAGCCTATCCTATTGCACAGGGCTTATCATGTTTCTGAGTCTTTCTTGTCCTCCCACTTCTCCAAGCTGCACAAGAAAGAGAGCCATGAAAGCCTCTGCTTTCCACCTCAAACCTCACCTTCTCCACCTCCAGAAGCATGCACATCCAATCCCCACCCTTTTTCTTCCCATACTCCCAACAAACTCATCCCTCCTCAAGCCAAAACCACCAGCACCAACAGCCAAAAGTCCCCCCTCCCTCAAGCCCTCCCCCAAGCCAACCTTTGGAGACAGGCCTAAATCCACAAACACCATAGAGGATGAGCTTATAGAAGCTCCAACAGAAGGAATTCCTAGATGGATGCTCTTGGGAGGTGTTTCCATTGGCCTTGCCTTTCTTCTTCTGGGAATTGATGGGCAACAAGATGCCTTGGCTCTGGGGCCTGAGGGACCCTTGGTGGAGGAGTTTTGGGAGAACATGAGAAGGTATGCACTATACACTTTAACAGTCAGCACTGGAGTCATCTACACCATATTGCAACCCATAGTTGAGCTACTGAAGAATCCCATCTCTGCAATACTGATCATCATTGTGATGGTTGGTAGTGCTTACCTTGTGTTCCAGGTGTTGAGTGCCATGGTTGGCATTTCAGAATTTTCTTATAAGTATGGTTATTGA
- the LOC105058135 gene encoding oligopeptide transporter 3, giving the protein MAEKQEVDQERCPVEEVALVVPETDDMSLPVMTFRAWFLGITSCTVLIFLNTFFTYRTQPLTISAILMQISVLPLGRFMASALPNKEVKVFGQWGFNLNPGPFNIKEHVIITVFANCGVSPGGGDAYSIGAITVMKAYYRQSLSFLCGLIIVMTTQLLGYGWAGMMRKFLVDPVEMWWPSTLAQVSLFRALHEKDSPSKGPSRMKFFMIFFVGSFLYYALPGYLFPILTFFSWVCWVWPHSITAQQIGSGYHGLGIGAFTLDWAGISAYHGSPLVTPWFSIINTAVGFIMFIYIIVPLCYWKYNTFDARKFPIFSNQLFTSKGLKYDTTKVLTPQYELNEAAYDNYGKLYLSPLFALSIGSGFARFTATLTHVFLFHGSDIWRRSKSAMNSIKLDVHAKLMKKYKEVPQWWFLILLAGSTVLSLLMSFVWKEQVQLPWWGMLFAFGLAWLVTLPIGVIQATTNQQPGYDIIAQFLIGYILPGKPIANLLFKIYGRISTVHALSFLSDLKLGHYMKIPPRCMYTAQLVGTIVAGIVNLAVAWWMLENIENICDTDVLPSDSPWTCPKYRVTFDASVIWGLIGPSRLFAHGGLYRNLVWLFLIGAVLPVPIWLLSKMYPKKKWIPLINIPVISYGFAGMPPATPTNIASWLITGTVFNFFVFRFRKEWWRKYNYVLSAALDAGTAFMGVLLFLALQNQDIDVHWWGTEVDHCPLASCPTEPGIAVKGCPVF; this is encoded by the exons ATGGCTGAGAAGCAAGAGGTGGACCAGGAGAGGTGCCCGGTGGAGGAGGTGGCCCTGGTGGTGCCGGAGACCGACGACATGTCGCTCCCGGTGATGACTTTCCGGGCTTGGTTCCTCGGCATAACCTCATGCACCGTCCTCATCTTTCTCAACACCTTCTTCACCTATCGCACCCAGCCGCTCACCATCTCGGCGATCCTGATGCAGATCTCCGTGCTGCCCCTGGGGCGGTTCATGGCGTCGGCGCTCCCCAACAAGGAGGTGAAGGTCTTCGGGCAGTGGGGTTTCAACCTCAACCCGGGGCCGTTCAATATAAAGGAGCATGTCATCATCACGGTGTTCGCCAACTGCGGCGTTTCGCCCGGCGGCGGGGATGCCTACTCGATCGGGGCGATTACGGTGATGAAGGCTTATTACAGGCAGAGCTTGAGCTTCCTCTGCGGCCTTATCATTGTGATGACCACACAG TTGCTGGGCTATGGATGGGCTGGCATGATGAGGAAATTTTTGGTAGACCCTGTTGAAATGTGGTGGCCTTCTACCCTGGCCCAAGTTTCCCTCTTCAG AGCTCTCCAtgagaaggattcaccttccaaAGGGCCAAGCAGAATGAAGTTCTTCATGATATTCTTTGTTGGAAGCTTTCTCTACTATGCGCTGCCTGGCTATCTCTTCCCCATCCTGACATTCTTTTCATGGGTATGTTGGGTATGGCCTCATAGCATTACTGCTCAGCAGATTGGGTCAGGATACCATGGCCTTGGCATTGGAGCATTTACACTTGATTGGGCTGGAATCTCAGCTTACCATGGTAGCCCTCTGGTGACCCCATGGTTCTCCATTATCAACACTGCTGTTGGCTTCATCATGTTCATCTACATCATAGTCCCTTTGTGCTATTGGAAATATAACACCTTCGATGCCCGCAAGTTCCCTATATTCTCAAATCAGCTCTTCACCTCTAAGGGGCTAAAATATGACACCACCAAGGTACTCACCCCTCAATATGAGCTAAATGAAGCGGCATACGACAATTATGGGAAGCTCTACCTGAGTCCTCTCTTCGCACTCTCGATAGGATCGGGGTTTGCTAGATTTACTGCAACACTCACTCATGTCTTCCTGTTCCATGGCAG TGATATCTGGAGAAGGAGCAAGTCAGCAATGAACTCCATAAAGCTTGATGTCCATGCCAAGCTGATGAAGAAGTATAAAGAAGTTCCTCAGTGGTGGTTCCTCATCCTACTAGCAGGAAGCACCGTTCTATCTCTGTTGATGTCTTTTGTTTGGAAAGAGCAGGTGCAGCTGCCTTGGTGGGGCATGCTATTTGCTTTTGGATTAGCTTGGCTTGTCACTCTTCCCATTGGAGTCATTCAAGCAACCACTAATCAG CAACCTGGCTATGATATCATAGCCCAGTTCTTGATCGGTTACATCCTCCCTGGTAAGCCAATAGCTAATCTCCTCTTCAAAATTTATGGGCGAATCAGCACTGTCCATGCCCTCTCCTTCCTGTCTGATCTCAAATTGGGACATTATATGAAGATTCCACCAAGGTGCATGTACACTGCTCAG CTTGTAGGAACCATCGTCGCCGGCATCGTGAACCTTGCAGTGGCATGGTGGATGCTAGAAAACATCGAAAACATCTGCGACACCGACGTATTGCCTTCTGATAGCCCATGGACCTGCCCGAAATATCGCGTCACCTTCGACGCATCTGTTATATGGGGTCTCATAGGCCCGAGCCGGCTCTTTGCTCATGGCGGCCTGTACCGGAACTTGGTGTGGCTGTTCTTAATTGGTGCAGTCCTTCCTGTGCCCATATGGCTATTGAGCAAGATGTACCCCAAGAAGAAGTGGATCCCCCTTATCAATATTCCAGTCATCTCTTATGGGTTTGCAGGAATGCCTCCTGCAACACCAACCAACATTGCTAGTTGGCTCATTACGGGGACTGTCTTCAACTTCTTTGTATTCCGATTCAGGAAAGAGTGGTGGCGGAAGTATAACTACGTCTTGTCGGCGGCCTTGGATGCGGGCACTGCATTCATGGGTGTGCTACTGTTCCTTGCTCTCCAGAATCAGGATATTGACGTGCATTGGTGGGGGACGGAGGTTGATCACTGCCCCTTGGCCTCATGCCCGACCGAGCCCGGGATCGCTGTTAAAGGATGCCCTGTCTTCTGA